In Acanthopagrus latus isolate v.2019 chromosome 23, fAcaLat1.1, whole genome shotgun sequence, the genomic window ctgagtgaactgttcctttaagcctCTTATCCTCGATGTGGTGTGATCAGTGTTTAGCTCCCACTGAGCTTTGTTTCCTCGACTGCTCATAATACTGTTGTGATTGGTAACTAATTAGCCGATATCCAATTATTATGTGCATCAGAGCGGAGAGGATTCATCCATAATTACAGCCTCTCCCACGTGCCTCTTCCTTCCTTGTCATACATGTTATGACGACAGCGcccacccccctcccacccATCCGCCCGTCTGCCCAGCCCCTGCCTCAGTCATGTCCCCTCCGTGAAACTCCCTGCGAGGGGAGACTCTGAGGCTGTGACCATTCAATCACCCTCTCCTACCCGacactttcacacactgacatatCAAACATGAGCAGCAAAGCCTGTAACCCCTGACACGCGCTCCTCTTTCTGGTGCTCGGTCCATCTGAGGGGTTTTCGTCAAGGTCACTGCACATTTTAAGGaagtaaaaacagaatttaCCAGCACCCACAGGGCCCCTCGGCAGACcccaagagacagagagatgtatTGAATTCAgcccagtgtgtttgtgtgtgactgtaatTATACCATACATCAAACCACAGGGGAAACCAATCTTTTAAggactttaactttaaattacCTTGTGGTGTGTAATGTGCATATTGTcccttttactgttttaaataataaatcacatcaCGACACTAAAAGGCAgatcagcacaaacacagacagtgattGCCTATAGAAGAATCACACAATAGTCAATCAGCTGTACTTCAAGAAGACTGATTTAttgaaacatcatcatcaagtcAATCCACAGAGGTTGATTATATAAAAGACTGTATGTTACAATGAGAAACATATTGTGTAGGTGTTGAGTACGATTAGGGATACTGAAGCCATTGCAATCTGgaattaaagtgaaataatgGCGTTTGCATCTCTCAACAAAAGTAATAAGAGGAGTAATTATGTTCCTGCAGACCTCAGCGGTGCAGGACTCATGACTGTTTACTGCCCCCGTGTGGTAAACTGTACAGAAGACACTGCCGAGGTTTCCTCAGATggtaaaaacagtgttttggacTAAAGAACATATTCAATCCAAACACAGTTTTTCATATTTGAAGaaactgtgttgtgttcaaaatACAGTATCATCtcttaaaatgcattaaaaaacaaaatcaactgaGCATAtgagcaacaaaataaaaatacagaactacaaacaaaaagaaaactaaattcAAAAGCAAGCACACTGATTAGAACAACAATATATAGAGATGTGATTCAAGGAAACAAGGATATAATTAATAACATATATTAAAAACTACatggagaaaaaggagaaaagatcAAATTTACTGAATGTATCCAGTCTCTGCATGTTCTAGATATAATATATGTGGAATATATAATTGTCTTATGAATACagtactgtatgtatttatacaATACATTGTACatgttatattaatatttatatatcgATAGTgatgtattaatattaatacaacTATATTAACCCATGAGAACCCAACGTGACTCACTCATAACAAACAGTGTGTCCTGAAATCTTTAAATCTCTTAAGATCTTTAAATTTCCCaaaatctttaaatgtcttaagATCTTTAAATGTCCTGGAGTGGTTCTGGGTTCTGATGGGTCCAGCTGTCTCAGCTGGGTCTGTGGTACCTTCACTGGCGTGGTGCACCCCTGCTTCAGTCAAGTGATGCACTGAACACTCACAGTAACCAAATTTAAAATTAGAccagtgtgttttcactgtattGATCAGTGTATACTGTGATTACTGTCGGGTAATACGATACTTTGGTAAAATGTAATTAACCGTATTCATCTAAACACAATAACCCCAAATTATGATGTCATCCGATCCGTCTGATTGACTTTTTATACGTCGGTGAATACGCTCAGACGGAGACGCAGACGAGACCAGTTTCCACCAGGACTGTCTCATTTTACCCTGAGGAAAAACTTAGTTTATAAGAATGGTTCAGAGATGCTGTAATTATATAAAATTCAGCACATCAGgcttgtaaaaatatatattttttggccttgtttaaaaagaaataattatttaaagctgctgtaaaatgtCGTGGCTCCagttaacttcctgtctgtttctcagtttgtcttttctcttctacTGCATGAGTTTTATCACttcactaaaataaatattattattattacagcagctttaaacaaatgTGCTCGACTTGGTCCCAAAGCAGTTGCCAGGAAACGTACCACAAACTCTGACTTTATGTTATAATAtacctattattattattattattattattattattattattattattattattaataataataatctgtcaTTGTGTTCTTCATGTTGAGCGTTGACTCCACGTCAGCGTCCTGCCGCAAACAAAGCAATtgcaaaatcaaacaaagaaataatgataagaaatgatttaataaaaagAGAGATAGTGAATTCTGTTATTTAAAGTTACGTACCGGTGCAGTCGAGCACCATCTGACCTGCTGTGTGCCAAAGCCGCGTTCGTTCACCAAACCGGCCTCGCCTGTCATGTCTGGGTTGGCAGCTCTGGAGACAGAAGCAACAAGATATAGACGTGAGCCTCGCAGCAAAGCTTTGTCGGTGCTCACTTTCTGAGCAGACGTCAGGCAGGTTCTGAAGTTCAGATCGGCCCTTCAGATTTGGGACGGGGAGAGCGGTTGAGAAAGTTGCTCCTGACAGCTgtccaaacagcagcaacaggcaGAATGAAACAAGGCGTGAAAGAGACTGGAAACTGGAAATCTGGAAAGTGAAAGAGATTTCTCTTTGGGCACAGTTAGGAGTGCAGAGTGACGGAGAGCAAGTGGCAGTCTCACCTCTGATTCTGCAGCAGAGGCTGTCCTCCATTCTCGTCTGCAGGACCACGATCACCGCGAGCCCATCCATTGCACATTTCCCCGTTCCTGGAGAAGAACGCAGGTCATCATCAGTTAACAGCTGAAGAACCCGGAGTGACTTCAGGTCAGATCAGCCTGGACTCAGAGTGACACTGTCGTCTagttttgtttctatttttctgcgTTTACATTTACTATTTGAtattaatgtacatttattatCAGACACTTTTTTCTAAAGTACTATTAGTACAGGTTACTCATATTTCAACAGGATATCATGACTTTGGtacttttacaacactgactGCAGACTTACCTGAGACGgccttttcctttgttatcattCACTCCTCCTGGATCATCCCTCATGCTGCGGAAGAAGCTGTTAAATAAGAATTGAtagtaaacacactgataatCCATTCAACAGCTGCAGGCTGCGATGATTAGAGGCTCTGTTGTGTCTCCACTGCAGAACAAACTCTAGGTAAGAATGACTCAGGATCTCCTCTGAGAAATCACATCCACAACCTGCCCAGTTTTTAAGGGCCACTTCACCGAGATCCCCAAAAGTAAAACAgactacaaacacaacaacaattcTCCTTCTCACTTTTTAGGCTCCTGGATCCTCCCGTTGCTCAGGGTGCGGTCCAGACCGGAGGATGGAGGAGTCTCGCCATCAGGCTCAGGATCAATACTATGGAGACAAAGGTAGCTTTTAGCAGATTACAGTCTAGACTTCCAGTTGTtattaaagaaacaagaaaaaaaaaaacactttgaaagtTTAGAAAGCAGTCTCACCTGAGAGTACACACACTTTCAAGTTTCGCATTGTGATTATTGTCATCACAGGCTTGTTGATGTGTGGCAGAGAGTGGTTCACTACAATGACAGAGAAACGGTGAGGATGCTTTTAGCTTCACTGATCTGTGCTGAAAGTAGAATGTTAGCTGACGCTGTTAGCTTGGATGGACTGAAAGAATTATCGTCAGTgaagtaaatgtgtgtttgtgtgtgtctgtgtgtgtcccgGCCTTTTGTAGCAGCAgttttactgtatgtctgtctgtggaccGTGATAACACTGCATGGTGCCGTCACAAAACTTTACAGATGTGTagttaaaaccaaaataaaggTCGAGTTTGAAGACTGACGTTtaaaaaaatggtaaaatacatgttgaaatggaaatgcaCTGAAGAATATTTTACTGTTTGGAACATGAAGCGAACATTAAAGTTAAAACTGACCCAGTTTCTCCTGCTGTCTCCCTCCCAGCCTGGGAAGTTCTGAGTCCGATCCGCACCAGCAGGTCTGTACACAGCGTCCTGAAACAAGAAACGCTTCTGAatccacacacaaaaatgtgtaaatgttgatAACAGTTACTTGTAATTTCATGTAGAATATAACTcacttcactttctttttccaaTGACAAAGAATCCCAATGATCACAATGATCACAATGATCCCGATGAGCCCGTAGACCCAGGACGGCACTTTCTCAGGTGATTCAGTGGCTGAGCGACAgacaaaatgcaaatatgttGCAATCAGATATTAATTTGGGGGTCAACAAATTTATAAAAAGTGATGCCAGGAAAAATGTTGACAATAACTTCAAAATGTTACTCACGTGGAGGGTCCGCTGGGTCTGGTGATTGAATCGGATCAGGACTCATCGGGGTCATATTCCCTGTTTTAGGTAAAGAGGTGAGGTCATTTATCACACAGCAGTTAGACAAAATTAAATCAGTAATTTACGTCTCATTGTCTTACCAGTAGTTACATAAACCCAACAGCTCTCCTTCACCTTTCGTccctaaaagaaaaaataaagcctATTgtgaatatattcatatttaacatatttcacatttcaacttttattcattcacttcatATAAGCACATGCTGAAATGGAGGGAAACTCACATGAATTATGCACTTCACGTGCAGGTCTCTGCACTCTGCTGTGGTGATTGAATTGTTGTCCATGTTCGTGACATGAGGTGAATGGACAAGTGACGGCCCGCGAGCGATCATTGTCTGTTGAGATAACATTTTCCTTGAGCGGCGTCATGAGCACGGTCGAGTTAATTATTAACCTCCAAATCACAGTGaaactttcactttctcttttaaagtaattttaaaAGTTGTTCCTAAATCAAATCTTTCACTGCTACAGATTTTCCAAGCAAATCAAAATACCTTGTTGTCACTGATTTCCACCTCACGTTCCGTAGACCCGTTCTGGGCCGGGTTTGAGCAGTTGTATGGAAACTTGAATCCATTATCCGTCTTGATATCAGGGCAGTAAATGTTTACCACCGAGCAGTCTGTGAGATAAAGATAGTATATCATTACAAACTTTCACGCAAGCgaaaaataaacaggaagagCGAGAGAAACCAAAATTGGTTTGTAGAGCGAAGTACAAGGAAGTGACAAATAACctcaaaagagagaaaaagaggtgaaataaacaaattcacTCTGTTTCATCTCGTACCTTTTGTCTCCCCAAAATGGAAGAAGGTGAGGATGACGAGAATTCGAAGCATTTTAAGGTATTTTTTTTATCgaagtgaagagagagaagtgacTCAGCAGGCAGCTGGGATAAAAAGGCTCCACTTCCTGAcaatcaaagcagaaaaaggaagtgacatcacacctGTCGTCACAGGTTACACCCACATCAATCTGcccaaacaaaaatgaacacaGGTCACAGAACATATATATTCCAAATGATATATGACTGAAATTAAAGCTATAAATGACCATACAGAGAAGTGAACATAGATACGGTACATCTTAGTCGTGTCAAGAAACAATAACTGGAATAAATCAGTGAGACGCTGTGATGAAAAAggcaaagacagaagaaaaacagagggggAGAATTACTCTGATAACTGATGAGTTTCAGCTCATACGTGACAAAACGTCTCTACTccagtgtgagtgtgaaggAGGGGCAGAGTCCCTCCACTTAAGAAAAGCTTGTCGAGCCAGTACAGAAGTAAAAGCCAACATGTTCAGTTTTGCTTttggcaaaaaacaaatctggagCAATACCAACAAAAAGGCAGACAAAGGATTTGGCTCAGTTTGGTGGAGCAGGGTTTTCTGAGATAGtttgaaaagactgaaaacttTATTAAAGGGAAACATGTCCAGTGCATGAAGGAGCGAGGAGGCGACTTTCTTTATCCCACATGTAGCGTCCACGTCAGGGTGCTAACGTGGGATTAGATACTGGTGACTGATAATAGAcgctgtttaaataaatgtgtcatgtggcatcagcttgtttctgcactgtgtaacttcagtgagagagCAGCGTCACATGTTTAccttaacacacaaacataattaTGATGTAATGAGATTTAATTTTTATTAGCGCCCTCATTACgaactgttacagacctgggatttgtatttacgacgGCGGTGTTTCTCTCTGAAACTGTGTTGGTCGCCAAATCGtgcaaaatgccaatttctacgTGATATTT contains:
- the LOC119014823 gene encoding uncharacterized protein LOC119014823, with translation MLRILVILTFFHFGETKDCSVVNIYCPDIKTDNGFKFPYNCSNPAQNGSTEREVEISDNKTMIARGPSLVHSPHVTNMDNNSITTAECRDLHVKCIIHGRKVKESCWVYVTTGNMTPMSPDPIQSPDPADPPPTESPEKVPSWVYGLIGIIVIIVIIGILCHWKKKVKTLCTDLLVRIGLRTSQAGRETAGETGEPLSATHQQACDDNNHNAKLESVCTLSIDPEPDGETPPSSGLDRTLSNGRIQEPKNFFRSMRDDPGGVNDNKGKGRLRNGEMCNGWARGDRGPADENGGQPLLQNQRAANPDMTGEAGLVNERGFGTQQVRWCSTAPDADVESTLNMKNTMTDYYY